The genomic segment TGTTACTCCCTTTTGATATAATGTATATGCCCTGTTTTTACCTCCCGTATGTTTCGAGTTCCTCTTCTGTTTCTTCGCAAGTATTTTGTTCCGGATTGAGCAGACGGTTGATCTCTCTCCGTTTGTTCAGGTCTGTGAAATAACTTTCTACTACTGCATACAGATTGAATCCTGTTGTGGAACCTGCTGCCAGTTCCAATGACTCAACCAGCTGTCCTACTGCCCGGTGAATGCGTTTCTTGTCAATGAAATGCAATTCATTACTATGAATCAAGTTCTTTTCCATAATGGTTGCTTCTTTAAATTAGTGCTGTTATAACATTCTGCCGGGCAAGTTAGTTCAGGTACAATGGGATATGGGAGACACAAAATGAACCGGTGGAGGAGAGAAAACCGGCCATCTGATGACTGGTTGCTCAATAAAAAATGATGAGAGGCAGGATGTGGCCTTATTTGAGAGGATTGTCTTGAAAAATATTAATCAATAATTGAGCCACAACCTGAACGCAGAGGCTTTGCCTTCGCTTATGATAATGTCCGATTTGAATGGTGGATGTACTACGACCTTTATCCTTCCTTTAAAAAAGGGAGCTGCCCGGTCAATGGCATCCACGTTAAGAATCATTTGCCGGTTCACACGAAAGAATTGTTCAGGATCCAGTTGTTCTTCCAGTTTATTTAAAGACAGGTCCAGTATATGTTCCCGGCCGCTTGGGGTGACTGCAAACGTCGTCTTTTCTTCCGAATAGAAATAGGCAATATCCTCCACCCGTAACAACCAGAACTCATCGGTTCCGGAAATAAGAAAACGACTTCTATATTTCTTTTCAGGATGTTTCAATGTCTCAAGCAGTGTTTCCATATATTTCTCCGATTTCAGCCATGCCTGACCATGGAGGGTCTCATATTT from the Bacteroides eggerthii genome contains:
- a CDS encoding LytR/AlgR family response regulator transcription factor, with translation MKLNTVIIEDEIPAARLLHSMVSSLRPEWNIEIIPGSVDDAVEWFASHEHPELIFLDIHLTDGDAFDFLSAAKPKSAVIFTTAYDQYAIRAFSVNSIDYILKPVDEQRLSDAIAKYETLHGQAWLKSEKYMETLLETLKHPEKKYRSRFLISGTDEFWLLRVEDIAYFYSEEKTTFAVTPSGREHILDLSLNKLEEQLDPEQFFRVNRQMILNVDAIDRAAPFFKGRIKVVVHPPFKSDIIISEGKASAFRLWLNY